From Candidatus Eremiobacterota bacterium, the proteins below share one genomic window:
- the hutI gene encoding imidazolonepropionase — MKERVDVIVRAGQLVTCSPGGAPRKGAAMRDVAVLAPGALAVRDGIIRAVGTPQQIESSFEVSSEGFIEGALVIPGLVDAHTHPVFAGTRIDEYFLRAQGATYLEIHRQGGGILSTVRATRAASDEALLELLLPRLDMMLMHGTTTAEAKSGYGLSASEELRELRILKEGARRHPLELVSTFLGAHTVPSEFSEDRGGYLDEICSVMLPAVKQQELAAFVDVFCEEGAFSLEETEKIFCAARDLGLGLKIHAEQFSSRGSALMAARMGAVSCDHLLRLSSQDIEALRGLFTVLVFMPGTELFLNIHEYGPAREAIDSGLAVALGTDFNAGSCLSESMPMAMALAVLQMRLAPGEALIASTVNSAHSLGKGHLVGSLEPGKQADMVFIDCGDYREWLYHFGVTMVSHVMKKGSMVFTRGAVARPGV; from the coding sequence ATGAAAGAGCGTGTCGATGTCATCGTGAGAGCCGGGCAGCTTGTGACCTGCAGCCCCGGGGGCGCGCCCCGCAAAGGAGCGGCAATGAGGGACGTGGCGGTCCTGGCGCCTGGCGCCCTGGCCGTCAGGGATGGGATCATAAGGGCGGTGGGGACGCCGCAGCAGATCGAATCATCCTTTGAGGTCTCCTCCGAGGGATTCATTGAAGGGGCTCTTGTCATTCCCGGCCTTGTTGATGCCCATACCCACCCCGTTTTTGCCGGAACAAGGATTGATGAGTATTTTCTCCGTGCGCAAGGGGCTACTTACCTGGAGATTCACCGCCAGGGCGGCGGGATACTGAGCACGGTCCGTGCCACCCGTGCAGCCTCTGACGAGGCTCTGCTGGAGCTTCTTCTTCCCCGGCTCGACATGATGCTCATGCATGGCACCACCACCGCTGAGGCAAAGAGCGGCTACGGCCTGTCAGCCTCCGAGGAACTGCGGGAGCTCCGCATCCTCAAGGAAGGGGCACGGCGCCATCCCCTGGAGCTGGTGAGCACATTCCTGGGAGCCCACACGGTCCCCTCGGAGTTCAGCGAAGACCGCGGGGGGTATCTTGACGAGATATGCTCCGTGATGCTCCCTGCGGTAAAACAGCAGGAACTGGCGGCCTTTGTGGATGTCTTCTGCGAGGAGGGGGCTTTCTCTCTCGAGGAGACAGAGAAGATATTCTGTGCCGCCCGGGATCTCGGCCTCGGGCTCAAGATCCACGCGGAACAGTTCTCCTCGCGGGGGAGCGCCCTTATGGCGGCACGCATGGGGGCTGTCTCATGCGATCACCTCCTCCGCCTTTCCAGCCAGGATATTGAGGCATTGAGGGGACTCTTTACGGTCCTGGTCTTCATGCCGGGGACCGAGCTTTTCCTCAACATTCACGAGTACGGCCCGGCGCGCGAGGCCATTGACAGCGGTCTGGCCGTCGCCCTGGGGACCGACTTCAACGCGGGGAGCTGCCTCTCGGAGTCAATGCCGATGGCCATGGCTCTCGCGGTGCTGCAGATGAGGCTTGCACCGGGCGAAGCCCTCATTGCCTCCACCGTCAATTCAGCCCATTCCCTCGGGAAAGGCCACCTCGTGGGGAGCCTTGAGCCCGGGAAACAGGCTGACATGGTCTTCATTGACTGCGGGGACTACCGGGAATGGCTTTATCATTTTGGCGTCACCATGGTGAGCCATGTAATGAAAAAGGGCTCCATGGTCTTTACCAGGGGAGCTGTGGCCCGCCCCGGGGTATGA
- the rpsT gene encoding 30S ribosomal protein S20, translating to MPAAKKSPSEKRIKQSEKRHDKNVAAKSKVKTAFKKTEAAIAQGKNEEAKVLAREAVVTIDKAASKRIVHKNKAARKKSRLVKKLNTSAKP from the coding sequence GTGCCTGCCGCCAAGAAATCACCATCAGAAAAGAGAATCAAGCAGTCAGAGAAGCGCCATGACAAGAATGTGGCCGCCAAATCAAAGGTGAAGACCGCCTTCAAGAAGACCGAGGCCGCTATAGCCCAGGGAAAGAACGAAGAGGCAAAAGTGCTTGCCAGGGAAGCCGTTGTGACCATCGACAAGGCCGCCTCAAAGCGTATTGTCCATAAGAACAAGGCAGCCAGGAAAAAATCCAGGCTTGTAAAGAAGCTCAACACTTCCGCCAAGCCCTGA
- the ftcD gene encoding glutamate formimidoyltransferase — MAEAIVECIPNFSEGQRDEVIKGIAEKFSSVAGCKLLDCKPDKDHNRTVYTIIGSAAAVKEAVLNAIGYAAEHIDMECHRGEHPRIGACDVVPFVPIARCTMEECVALSKEVASEIWKRHGIPVYLYEESAAKPERRNLADIRKGEYEVLKREISLEGRKPDVGEARLHPKAGAAVVGARKALIAYNINLSTSNIKIAKEIAKRVRARSGGLAYVKALGVMLKERNIAQVSMNLTDFSKSAVYTVFEMVKSEATRYGVHPVGSEVIGLLPLEALVEVARFYLRIEEFQTAQILETHLMDL, encoded by the coding sequence GTGGCAGAGGCAATCGTAGAGTGCATACCAAATTTTTCCGAGGGACAGAGGGATGAGGTGATAAAGGGAATTGCAGAAAAGTTCAGCTCCGTCGCGGGGTGCAAACTGCTTGACTGCAAGCCTGACAAGGATCACAACAGGACCGTTTATACCATAATCGGGTCGGCGGCGGCGGTGAAAGAGGCAGTCCTCAATGCCATTGGATATGCCGCGGAGCATATTGACATGGAGTGCCACCGGGGAGAGCATCCCCGTATTGGAGCCTGTGATGTAGTGCCTTTTGTTCCCATTGCCCGGTGCACCATGGAGGAGTGTGTAGCCCTCTCAAAGGAGGTGGCCTCCGAGATATGGAAGCGCCATGGCATCCCGGTATATCTTTACGAGGAATCGGCGGCAAAGCCCGAGAGAAGGAACCTTGCAGACATAAGAAAAGGTGAGTATGAAGTCCTCAAGCGCGAGATTTCGCTGGAAGGCCGCAAGCCTGATGTGGGCGAAGCCAGGCTTCATCCCAAGGCAGGCGCTGCCGTGGTAGGTGCGAGGAAGGCCCTCATCGCCTATAACATCAACCTCAGCACCTCCAACATCAAGATTGCCAAGGAGATTGCAAAGAGGGTAAGGGCACGATCGGGGGGGCTTGCCTATGTGAAGGCGCTTGGAGTCATGCTCAAGGAGAGAAATATTGCCCAGGTCTCAATGAACCTCACGGACTTTTCAAAGAGCGCTGTCTACACGGTCTTTGAAATGGTCAAGAGCGAGGCGACACGGTATGGCGTCCACCCTGTGGGGAGCGAGGTCATTGGCCTTCTTCCGCTGGAAGCCCTCGTGGAGGTGGCCCGCTTCTATCTCAGGATTGAGGAGTTTCAGACCGCACAGATTCTGGAGACCCACCTGATGGACCTTTAG
- a CDS encoding cyclodeaminase/cyclohydrolase family protein: MLKDKTVSEFLKALSSASPAPGGGSASALGGAMAVGLFEMAVRITYKNVPELIDPFLAKLVPLREQGVSLIDEDTEAFRIVMEAYGLPKDGEEERKARSVKIQAALRRATEVPLRTAENSLALMQGGQELIALCRESCMSDAAVGFFLAEAAFKGALANVELNLSSLKDEAYVGEVRERVRVMRKWHEEQAGVVHLLIAHRLGY; this comes from the coding sequence ATGTTAAAAGACAAGACCGTAAGTGAGTTTCTGAAAGCTCTTTCCTCTGCTTCGCCGGCGCCGGGCGGGGGATCGGCCAGCGCCCTCGGGGGGGCGATGGCTGTCGGACTCTTCGAGATGGCCGTGCGCATCACTTATAAAAACGTACCGGAGCTCATAGATCCCTTTCTTGCGAAGCTTGTCCCTCTCAGGGAACAGGGAGTTTCCCTGATCGACGAGGATACGGAAGCCTTCAGGATAGTCATGGAAGCCTACGGGCTTCCCAAGGACGGCGAGGAAGAGAGGAAGGCGCGGAGCGTGAAGATTCAGGCGGCTCTCAGGAGGGCCACTGAGGTTCCCCTCAGGACGGCGGAAAACAGCCTTGCCCTTATGCAGGGGGGCCAGGAGCTCATTGCGCTCTGCCGTGAAAGCTGCATGTCTGATGCAGCCGTGGGATTTTTCCTTGCCGAGGCGGCCTTCAAGGGCGCTCTTGCCAACGTGGAGCTGAACCTCTCGTCACTGAAAGACGAGGCCTACGTGGGAGAAGTGCGGGAGAGAGTCCGGGTCATGAGAAAATGGCATGAGGAACAGGCCGGGGTGGTCCATCTTCTCATCGCCCACAGGCTCGGCTATTGA
- a CDS encoding queuosine salvage family protein: MEKILKIAESCAHVTARPEHVFISEKALDGIAERMALDKTAPPPWDRELHFYDGSGKTLMYVLVLDALNFCFFPDPGAPRWKVPWRDRWLDGYWALAAALTCAFLKGIPLWDPLFLSTLSEEALREVLGGTAEIPLFRERLQNLREAGSALITHFDGSFAALVESAGHDALALAGEVARHFPSFNDEALYRGEKVYFFKRAQILVSDLAGTFSGREWGFFHNLERLTAFADYKIPQVLRSLGILSYSAPLASKVDTRIFLPAGSPEEVEIRAATVTAVERLKERLNEKGRPLSACEIDWILWQKGQEGSRLPYHLTRTIYY; the protein is encoded by the coding sequence GTGGAAAAAATTCTGAAAATAGCAGAATCCTGCGCCCATGTCACTGCAAGACCCGAGCATGTTTTCATCAGCGAGAAGGCCCTTGACGGCATAGCCGAGAGGATGGCCCTTGACAAAACTGCTCCGCCCCCATGGGACAGGGAACTGCATTTTTATGACGGCAGCGGGAAGACTCTCATGTATGTGCTGGTGCTCGATGCTCTTAATTTCTGCTTTTTCCCCGACCCCGGCGCGCCGCGCTGGAAAGTCCCATGGCGGGATAGATGGCTTGACGGTTACTGGGCCCTCGCCGCTGCCCTCACCTGCGCATTCCTGAAGGGCATCCCCCTCTGGGATCCCCTCTTTCTCTCTACCCTCAGCGAAGAGGCACTCAGGGAGGTTCTCGGCGGCACGGCGGAAATTCCCCTCTTCAGGGAGCGCCTCCAGAACCTGAGGGAAGCAGGCTCCGCCCTTATCACGCATTTTGACGGGTCTTTTGCCGCGCTGGTGGAGTCGGCCGGTCATGACGCTCTGGCACTGGCGGGAGAAGTTGCACGGCACTTTCCCTCCTTCAACGACGAGGCCCTTTACCGTGGTGAAAAAGTGTATTTTTTCAAGAGGGCCCAGATTCTGGTGAGCGACCTTGCCGGAACTTTTTCCGGCAGGGAATGGGGCTTCTTTCACAACCTTGAGCGCCTCACTGCCTTTGCCGACTATAAAATCCCCCAGGTGCTGAGGAGCCTCGGGATCCTCTCCTATTCCGCACCACTGGCCAGTAAGGTGGACACCCGTATCTTTCTCCCGGCAGGCTCTCCTGAAGAAGTAGAGATAAGAGCTGCCACGGTCACCGCCGTTGAGCGCCTGAAGGAGCGCCTGAATGAGAAGGGGAGGCCCCTGAGCGCATGTGAAATTGACTGGATTCTCTGGCAAAAGGGACAGGAGGGGAGCCGCCTCCCCTACCACCTGACACGGACCATCTATTACTAG
- a CDS encoding CHAT domain-containing protein encodes MKSSVLRLLLLYFIVFLLTGPAFSGPEAEEVFLHGADLAGKGAYYSACDEFMKASALYEAAGDRNGQARALCEAGKVMAFLGESSRALALYKDARARSPQGTMAGLYMAALELDLGSYDEALETLRSCDKEATLCRKFHEGLLYFETARALAGKGDNAGGARYFHRAREAARTRPWPFLEGLSLAFEGTCRGDLLQPERALPLFREAEGYTAGDPSLRALVAWREGAYFQSHGSPEGAVLNYRQAVAAAGEEGGRLPFDEALLFPSPGRDIFESLIMLLMDGGREEEAYYYCLLCKETDFGLFLERSLPGTKRAPVVPSLQEIRFSLAPSGALLEFFTGRKRSYCWYIDSDTLEGRILDPAKGGVAEGAVSLIAAAKSPLFFVPDAGLISFPFTALVDSKGVPYGTKATVTIVPSTAELVYRVPGSPAGMTASLLCALGESPALPPLPASLEELAAVSPFCAPRIVLSAGEMRRDRVIPPLKDSRLAFLATWTLRRNGFPGLTLADGLLLPSDILSLPSSPPLVVLSLYSPPGSTRNEGDMLFFVRSFCRAGSAEVFLAREGASPQARKTFLSALFKALRDGATPDEAVRMWLGRNPENRKDPSTWSPFVLFSVSPKAGARL; translated from the coding sequence ATGAAATCCAGCGTTTTAAGACTCCTCTTACTGTATTTCATTGTTTTTCTGCTCACCGGCCCCGCCTTTTCAGGGCCGGAAGCGGAAGAGGTTTTCCTCCATGGGGCCGATCTGGCGGGAAAGGGGGCTTATTATTCAGCCTGCGACGAATTTATGAAAGCCTCCGCCCTCTATGAGGCCGCAGGAGACAGGAACGGTCAGGCACGGGCTCTCTGCGAGGCAGGAAAGGTAATGGCCTTTCTTGGTGAATCATCGAGGGCCCTCGCGCTTTATAAGGATGCAAGGGCCAGGAGTCCTCAGGGGACAATGGCGGGACTTTACATGGCGGCCCTTGAGCTTGACCTCGGGAGCTATGATGAGGCTCTGGAGACCCTGCGCTCCTGTGACAAGGAAGCCACCCTCTGCAGGAAATTCCATGAGGGCCTTCTTTATTTTGAGACCGCCAGGGCTCTTGCCGGGAAAGGGGATAATGCGGGAGGGGCCCGTTATTTTCACAGGGCTCGAGAGGCGGCCCGGACCCGTCCCTGGCCTTTCCTTGAGGGCCTCTCGCTGGCCTTTGAAGGCACCTGCCGGGGGGACCTCCTTCAGCCCGAAAGAGCCCTTCCCCTTTTCCGCGAGGCCGAGGGATATACCGCCGGCGATCCCAGCCTCAGGGCTCTTGTTGCCTGGCGTGAGGGCGCGTATTTCCAGTCCCATGGCTCCCCTGAGGGAGCAGTGCTTAATTACCGGCAGGCAGTCGCCGCCGCCGGCGAGGAGGGAGGAAGGCTCCCTTTTGATGAGGCCCTCCTTTTCCCCTCTCCCGGAAGGGATATTTTCGAGAGCCTCATCATGCTGCTCATGGACGGGGGAAGAGAGGAGGAGGCTTATTATTACTGTCTTCTCTGCAAGGAGACTGATTTTGGCCTCTTCCTTGAGAGGAGCCTTCCCGGCACGAAAAGGGCCCCGGTAGTCCCTTCGCTTCAGGAAATCCGCTTTTCCCTGGCCCCCTCGGGGGCTCTGCTGGAATTTTTCACCGGCAGGAAGAGGTCATACTGCTGGTATATAGACAGCGACACTCTCGAGGGAAGGATCCTTGATCCGGCGAAGGGGGGTGTCGCAGAAGGTGCAGTGAGCCTGATTGCCGCTGCAAAAAGCCCTCTTTTCTTTGTGCCTGATGCGGGCCTTATTTCCTTTCCCTTTACCGCGCTTGTGGATTCAAAGGGTGTGCCCTATGGGACGAAGGCGACGGTAACCATTGTGCCCTCCACGGCCGAACTTGTTTACAGGGTCCCCGGCTCCCCGGCCGGGATGACTGCCTCTCTTCTGTGTGCCCTGGGTGAGTCCCCGGCTCTTCCGCCCCTTCCCGCCTCACTGGAGGAGCTTGCGGCAGTCTCGCCGTTCTGTGCCCCGAGGATTGTCTTGAGTGCCGGGGAGATGCGCCGTGACAGGGTTATCCCCCCCTTAAAAGATTCGCGCCTCGCTTTTCTTGCTACATGGACTCTGCGAAGGAACGGTTTTCCCGGGCTGACACTCGCCGACGGCCTCCTTCTTCCCTCTGATATCCTCTCGCTTCCCTCATCCCCGCCTCTTGTGGTGCTCTCTCTCTACAGCCCTCCCGGGAGCACAAGAAATGAGGGCGATATGCTCTTTTTCGTCAGATCGTTCTGCCGGGCGGGAAGCGCTGAGGTCTTCCTTGCAAGGGAAGGTGCTTCTCCCCAGGCAAGAAAAACTTTTCTTTCAGCTCTCTTCAAGGCGCTTCGCGACGGAGCCACACCGGATGAGGCCGTGAGGATGTGGCTTGGCAGGAATCCCGAGAACCGAAAGGATCCCTCCACGTGGAGCCCCTTCGTTCTCTTTTCCGTGTCACCGAAGGCAGGTGCCCGGCTCTAG